In Candidatus Kaistella beijingensis, a genomic segment contains:
- a CDS encoding autotransporter outer membrane beta-barrel domain-containing protein produces the protein MKNFTLKVLAIFILLLFQGIYAQSPNLISYQAIVRGAGNAVAANKSIGVKVSILQTSASGTVVYQESFTPNPTTNANGLLTLQIGSGTPITGTLAGINWNTGPYFVKTEIDPNGGTAYSLISTSQLLSVPYALSAKTAQSVAGITGTNNKVPKFISANSLGDSQISDNGTSVGINVGTLDPNIRFQVQSTTGANSFRSTLVGVPATSIATAGSIYGESTTGIGVIGVSSSQNGIYGLASGTLGGTVGVNTGTGKGIWGVATGAGVAGFFDGGTSGKGLIVSNGATGIGTENPTGRLTVMQPSTPVAGIDNYPAISGYSYTAAASLKGGVYGYYNTANYGTGIHGIGYNGVEFTDANSNFGTGNQDVGVFGSANTAGVEGVSTAGIGVVGYNKNSSFAATTGVGNTYGVYGFANTIGGATVPATRYGVYGFASGAATNYAGYFSGNVQVTGSLAKGSGTFKIDHPLDPENKYLYHSFVESPDMMNVYNGNITTDSNGTAYVKMPEYFSALNKDFRYQLTVIGTFAQAIISQEIKENTFVIKTDKPNIKVSWQVTGVRQDKFANAHRVIPEVEKEQEMKGKYLHAKEWGKPESQSIDFKSRPLDKMPETGMKGRTSEGNVKAVQNEKTEKGEVAGVTIKN, from the coding sequence ATGAAAAATTTTACTCTTAAAGTGCTTGCGATTTTTATTCTTTTGCTTTTCCAAGGAATTTATGCGCAATCACCGAATCTCATTAGTTATCAAGCGATCGTAAGAGGCGCAGGAAATGCAGTTGCCGCTAATAAAAGTATCGGGGTGAAAGTAAGCATTTTGCAAACTTCCGCATCTGGAACTGTGGTTTACCAGGAATCATTCACCCCAAATCCAACGACCAATGCAAACGGTCTACTTACGTTGCAAATTGGTTCTGGAACTCCAATTACCGGCACTTTAGCTGGAATTAACTGGAACACAGGTCCCTATTTTGTAAAAACGGAAATTGATCCGAACGGCGGGACTGCTTATTCACTTATATCAACTTCTCAACTATTAAGTGTTCCTTATGCATTGAGCGCAAAAACTGCACAATCTGTTGCAGGAATTACAGGGACAAACAATAAAGTACCCAAATTCATTTCAGCAAACAGTTTGGGTGATTCGCAGATTTCGGACAACGGAACATCGGTAGGAATTAATGTAGGGACATTGGACCCCAACATTAGATTCCAGGTTCAGAGTACAACCGGCGCCAATTCATTCAGGAGTACCTTAGTCGGAGTTCCGGCAACTTCTATTGCAACGGCAGGATCAATTTATGGTGAATCCACAACAGGTATCGGGGTCATTGGTGTGAGCAGCTCTCAAAACGGCATTTATGGCCTCGCTTCAGGAACTCTTGGTGGAACTGTAGGTGTCAACACCGGTACCGGAAAAGGAATATGGGGTGTTGCTACAGGAGCAGGAGTTGCCGGTTTTTTTGACGGCGGAACTTCCGGCAAGGGACTTATCGTAAGCAATGGCGCAACCGGAATAGGTACAGAAAATCCTACCGGAAGACTTACCGTAATGCAACCTTCAACCCCAGTCGCCGGAATCGACAATTACCCGGCTATTTCCGGGTACTCTTATACAGCGGCTGCAAGTTTGAAAGGAGGAGTTTACGGTTATTATAATACAGCGAATTACGGTACCGGAATTCACGGTATAGGGTACAATGGGGTGGAATTTACAGATGCCAATTCTAATTTTGGGACTGGTAATCAGGATGTCGGCGTTTTTGGTTCTGCAAATACAGCGGGAGTTGAAGGCGTTTCCACGGCTGGAATAGGGGTTGTGGGATACAACAAAAACAGTTCGTTTGCAGCAACCACAGGAGTTGGAAATACCTATGGAGTTTATGGTTTTGCAAACACAATTGGAGGTGCCACTGTTCCTGCCACGCGTTACGGAGTTTATGGTTTTGCCTCAGGAGCTGCAACAAATTATGCCGGCTATTTTAGTGGTAATGTACAGGTTACCGGATCACTTGCTAAAGGCAGCGGTACGTTCAAAATCGACCATCCACTCGACCCCGAAAACAAATACCTCTACCATAGCTTTGTAGAAAGTCCAGATATGATGAATGTGTACAACGGAAACATCACCACTGATTCCAATGGAACAGCTTATGTGAAAATGCCGGAATATTTCAGTGCCTTGAATAAGGATTTTAGGTATCAGCTAACGGTCATCGGTACTTTTGCGCAGGCAATTATCTCGCAGGAAATCAAAGAGAATACATTTGTCATTAAAACCGATAAACCAAACATCAAAGTAAGTTGGCAAGTGACGGGGGTTCGTCAGGATAAGTTTGCAAATGCTCACCGAGTAATTCCTGAAGTTGAAAAAGAACAGGAAATGAAAGGTAAGTATCTACATGCCAAAGAATGGGGTAAACCTGAAAGTCAGAGCATTGATTTCAAAAGTAGACCCTTGGATAAAATGCCCGAAACCGGCATGAAGGGAAGAACATCGGAAGGCAATGTGAAAGCTGTACAAAATGAGAAAACAGAAAAAGGCGAAGTAGCAGGTGTGACCATTAAAAATTAA
- a CDS encoding T9SS type A sorting domain-containing protein has protein sequence MKTLFTLLAFAVFCNCRAQTSVNASGGDVGSATGSLSYSVGQVFQETVIAGNNSTIQGVQQPFEITTLGVDNFASITVEMKVYPNPTSSILFLNFADFAKRSSSYELFDTSGKMIRNAKIQSKESQIDLQQSPSGIYILKVSAENVVLKTFKIIKK, from the coding sequence ATGAAAACTTTATTTACGCTCTTGGCTTTTGCTGTTTTCTGTAATTGCCGAGCGCAAACTTCGGTGAACGCATCCGGAGGCGATGTAGGGAGCGCTACGGGTAGCCTCAGTTATTCGGTAGGGCAGGTTTTTCAGGAAACTGTAATTGCCGGTAATAATTCTACTATTCAGGGAGTTCAGCAACCTTTTGAAATCACGACACTGGGCGTGGATAATTTTGCATCCATTACGGTGGAAATGAAAGTCTATCCCAATCCCACCTCATCCATTCTATTCTTGAATTTTGCAGATTTTGCCAAAAGAAGTTCCTCTTATGAACTTTTCGACACGTCTGGAAAAATGATTAGAAATGCTAAAATTCAAAGCAAAGAGTCACAAATTGATTTGCAGCAAAGTCCTTCGGGAATATATATCTTGAAAGTTTCAGCTGAAAATGTCGTTTTGAAAACATTTAAAATCATCAAAAAGTAA
- a CDS encoding DUF1801 domain-containing protein, protein MSENKTKPTKFSVEDFIRYSDPKKVDDSFKLVEIMEKLSGEKATMWGPSIIGFGKYHYKYESGREGDRCRIGFSPRKSAFSLYVLHCDDTENKLLSQLGKIKMGQGSCIYFKKLADLNLDVLDKLITDSLHQTKKVIRLIQKKMLKIFSIF, encoded by the coding sequence ATGTCCGAAAACAAAACCAAGCCCACAAAATTTTCAGTAGAAGATTTCATCCGATATTCAGATCCGAAAAAAGTGGATGACTCCTTCAAACTCGTCGAAATCATGGAGAAACTTTCAGGTGAAAAAGCGACAATGTGGGGACCTTCCATTATTGGTTTCGGAAAATATCATTATAAATATGAAAGTGGAAGAGAGGGCGATAGGTGTAGAATTGGTTTTTCACCAAGAAAATCTGCATTTTCGCTCTATGTTTTACATTGCGATGATACTGAAAACAAGTTGCTCTCCCAACTTGGCAAAATAAAAATGGGACAGGGTTCCTGCATTTATTTCAAAAAATTAGCTGATTTGAATTTGGACGTTTTAGATAAATTAATCACAGATTCATTACATCAGACAAAAAAAGTTATACGGTTAATTCAAAAAAAAATGCTGAAAATTTTCAGCATTTTTTAG
- a CDS encoding acetyl-CoA C-acyltransferase, which yields MKNAYIIDGTRSAIGSFKGSLAAVRTDDLIASVIKSLVAKNPNLPLDKIDDVIIGCANQAGEDNRNIARMALLLAGLPINVPGETVNRLCASGMSAIVQASRAIKSGEGDLFIAGGVEGMSRGPYVISKSENGFDTAQKMYDSSFGWRFINPEMEKMYGTEAMGKTAENLAELYKISREEQDEFALNSQLKATKAQESGRLAEEISDILIPQRKGDAIVINKDEFIKPNSTLEILGKLKPAFAKENGSVTAGNSSGLNDGAAAVIVASEDAVKNYGLRPLAKIVSSAVTGCEPRIMGIGPVDATKLALKRANLRLDQIDIIELNEAFAAQSIAVLKELGIAIDDPRLNVNGGAIALGHPLGMSGTRITYSAALELQKTGKKYALATMCIGVGQGYAVVLENAKE from the coding sequence ATGAAAAACGCCTATATCATCGACGGTACTCGCTCTGCAATTGGAAGTTTTAAAGGAAGCTTAGCTGCAGTGAGAACCGACGATTTGATTGCTTCTGTCATCAAAAGTTTAGTCGCAAAAAATCCCAATCTACCTTTAGATAAAATCGACGACGTGATTATTGGCTGTGCGAACCAGGCAGGAGAAGATAACAGAAATATTGCTAGAATGGCACTTCTTTTAGCAGGACTTCCCATAAATGTACCGGGAGAAACAGTAAACCGACTTTGTGCATCGGGAATGAGCGCGATTGTACAGGCTTCCAGAGCGATAAAATCAGGAGAAGGCGATTTGTTTATTGCAGGTGGTGTTGAAGGGATGTCTAGAGGACCTTACGTGATTTCAAAGTCTGAAAATGGATTTGACACCGCCCAAAAAATGTACGATTCGAGTTTTGGGTGGCGTTTCATCAATCCCGAAATGGAAAAAATGTACGGTACAGAAGCAATGGGCAAAACCGCAGAAAACTTGGCGGAACTTTATAAAATCTCCCGTGAAGAGCAAGATGAATTCGCGTTAAACTCTCAACTAAAAGCCACAAAAGCACAGGAAAGCGGAAGATTGGCGGAAGAAATTTCTGATATCCTAATTCCACAAAGAAAAGGCGATGCGATTGTCATCAATAAAGATGAATTCATCAAACCTAATTCAACTTTAGAAATCTTAGGGAAATTAAAACCTGCATTTGCAAAGGAAAATGGAAGCGTAACGGCAGGAAATTCTTCGGGTTTAAATGACGGAGCTGCGGCGGTAATCGTAGCTTCGGAAGATGCGGTGAAAAATTATGGTTTAAGACCTTTAGCAAAAATTGTAAGTTCCGCTGTTACCGGATGCGAACCACGAATTATGGGAATCGGACCTGTTGACGCAACGAAATTGGCTTTAAAACGAGCAAATCTTAGGCTCGACCAAATTGATATTATTGAACTCAATGAAGCATTTGCAGCGCAAAGTATAGCAGTTTTAAAAGAATTGGGAATTGCAATCGACGATCCGCGATTGAATGTAAACGGCGGCGCAATTGCATTGGGTCACCCTCTTGGAATGAGCGGAACAAGAATTACTTACTCTGCGGCTCTAGAATTACAAAAAACAGGCAAAAAATATGCTTTGGCTACGATGTGTATTGGTGTTGGACAAGGTTATGCGGTCGTTCTTGAAAACGCAAAAGAGTAG
- a CDS encoding winged helix-turn-helix transcriptional regulator, producing the protein MKEFLSNCPLARSLDIVGDKWTLLILRDISAFGKTTFKEISQMPEKIATNTLSDRLERLTGEGLITKTQSKKNKLVYHYNITEKGLELVPVVKGFMEWSMKYNYQESEMEDLQNLISTVKLN; encoded by the coding sequence ATGAAAGAATTTCTTTCAAACTGTCCTTTGGCAAGAAGTCTAGATATCGTGGGTGATAAATGGACATTGTTGATTCTTCGCGACATCAGTGCTTTTGGGAAAACCACTTTCAAAGAAATTTCGCAAATGCCAGAAAAAATTGCAACCAATACTTTATCAGACCGATTAGAAAGATTGACCGGCGAAGGTTTAATTACCAAAACACAGAGCAAGAAAAACAAGCTCGTGTATCATTACAACATCACCGAAAAAGGACTAGAGCTCGTCCCGGTTGTAAAAGGATTTATGGAGTGGTCGATGAAGTACAATTATCAGGAATCTGAAATGGAAGATTTACAAAATCTAATTTCGACTGTAAAACTAAACTAA
- a CDS encoding ATP-dependent Clp protease adaptor ClpS, which produces MFSHTKFSRNYEDPKREHQEDVAVLELEDEVYKLVLWNDDVNTFDFVIESLIEICGHTLEQAEQCTILVHYKGKCTVKTGSLEVLKPMHEKLISRSLTSEIV; this is translated from the coding sequence ATGTTTAGTCATACTAAATTTTCAAGAAATTACGAAGACCCGAAACGTGAACATCAAGAAGATGTCGCCGTTTTAGAACTGGAAGATGAAGTGTACAAACTCGTTTTATGGAACGACGATGTAAATACTTTCGATTTCGTAATCGAATCGTTAATCGAAATCTGCGGACACACTTTGGAACAGGCAGAACAATGCACGATTCTTGTCCACTACAAAGGAAAGTGTACCGTAAAGACAGGCAGTTTGGAAGTGCTGAAACCAATGCACGAAAAATTAATATCACGAAGTTTAACTTCGGAGATTGTTTAA
- a CDS encoding rhomboid family intramembrane serine protease: protein MSSILLIIIAVTAIISFIAFNNQQLFEKYKFNVGAILQKKEYIRLLSAGFLHADLMHLLFNMMTLYFFGPIVVEAFGEIGFLMVYFGSILLGNIFSLYLYKNQPWYSAIGASGGVSGILFASIAMIPDLGIMFFFIPIPIPGYIFGFLYFAYSVYMMLNPNQHDNIGHAAHLGGAFFGLVYAIALQPERAIQNALFLGIMALPLIYMGFQVFVKKRIG from the coding sequence ATGAGTTCAATTCTGTTAATTATCATTGCGGTTACGGCAATAATCAGTTTTATCGCTTTTAATAATCAGCAACTTTTTGAGAAGTATAAATTCAATGTAGGTGCAATTTTACAGAAAAAGGAGTATATCCGTTTGCTTTCTGCGGGATTTTTACACGCCGATTTAATGCATTTGCTCTTCAACATGATGACGCTGTATTTCTTCGGACCCATTGTTGTTGAAGCTTTCGGAGAAATCGGTTTTTTAATGGTGTATTTCGGTTCGATTCTTCTGGGAAATATTTTTTCACTTTACCTCTACAAAAATCAACCGTGGTATTCTGCAATCGGAGCGAGTGGTGGAGTTTCGGGGATTTTGTTTGCGTCGATCGCGATGATTCCAGATTTGGGAATCATGTTTTTCTTTATTCCAATCCCAATTCCGGGTTATATTTTCGGGTTTTTATATTTTGCTTATTCAGTTTATATGATGCTGAATCCGAACCAACACGATAATATTGGACATGCTGCACATCTTGGAGGAGCATTTTTCGGATTGGTTTACGCAATTGCATTACAGCCGGAACGGGCAATTCAAAATGCTCTTTTCTTGGGAATTATGGCTTTACCATTGATTTACATGGGTTTTCAAGTTTTTGTGAAGAAGAGAATAGGATAA
- a CDS encoding MBL fold metallo-hydrolase, translating to MNILKKILAAILLLVGIVSVSAYFIMKQKKFGKAPSGQRLERVLKSPHYKNGRFYNLNLTPQLAEDTSMPEVMFRFLFGKTPNKTPQNAFHFEKTDLKKLNPNESFYVWMGHSSYFIQLDGKKILVDPVLSGYASPFSFTTKAFKGSDMYKSEDIPALDYLVITHDHWDHLDYETVVKLFPKTKKIITGLGTGEHLEFWGYNPKNIIELDWFESSDLGDGFKVTAEPARHFSGRGLKRDQAIWASFVFESPNQRIYIGGDSGYDTHFKKIGDKYGSFDLAILENGQYNKDWRYIHFMPGENIKAMKELNAKRMIPVHNSKFALATHSWKEPLEQMAELNTENLRILYPKIGEKVNWEDDAKVYEKWWEKY from the coding sequence ATGAATATTTTAAAGAAAATATTAGCAGCTATTTTACTACTTGTTGGAATCGTTTCGGTTTCCGCCTATTTTATTATGAAACAGAAAAAATTTGGAAAAGCACCTTCAGGACAACGTTTGGAAAGAGTCTTAAAATCTCCGCACTATAAAAACGGCAGATTCTATAATTTGAACCTCACTCCACAATTGGCAGAAGATACTTCAATGCCCGAAGTAATGTTTCGCTTTCTTTTCGGGAAAACGCCCAACAAAACCCCACAAAACGCTTTTCATTTCGAGAAAACTGATTTAAAAAAATTAAATCCCAATGAAAGCTTTTATGTTTGGATGGGACACTCTTCCTATTTTATTCAACTTGATGGGAAAAAGATTTTGGTTGATCCTGTTTTAAGTGGTTATGCGTCACCATTTTCTTTTACTACAAAAGCGTTTAAAGGAAGCGACATGTACAAATCCGAAGATATTCCGGCATTGGATTATTTGGTGATTACGCACGATCATTGGGATCATTTGGATTACGAAACGGTCGTGAAACTTTTCCCGAAAACCAAAAAAATTATTACAGGTTTGGGAACCGGTGAACATTTGGAATTTTGGGGCTACAATCCGAAAAATATCATTGAATTGGATTGGTTTGAAAGTTCAGATTTAGGCGATGGATTTAAGGTTACCGCAGAACCTGCACGTCATTTTTCCGGGCGTGGTTTAAAAAGAGATCAGGCAATTTGGGCAAGTTTTGTTTTTGAAAGCCCTAATCAAAGAATCTATATTGGTGGTGATTCTGGTTACGACACGCATTTCAAAAAAATTGGTGATAAATACGGCAGTTTTGATTTGGCGATTTTGGAAAATGGGCAATATAATAAAGATTGGCGCTACATCCATTTTATGCCGGGAGAAAATATTAAGGCGATGAAAGAACTCAATGCTAAAAGAATGATTCCCGTTCACAACTCCAAATTTGCTTTAGCTACCCATTCCTGGAAAGAACCTTTGGAACAAATGGCAGAGCTGAACACCGAAAACCTAAGAATCCTTTATCCTAAAATTGGCGAAAAAGTGAATTGGGAAGATGATGCGAAGGTTTATGAAAAATGGTGGGAGAAGTATTAG
- a CDS encoding LytR/AlgR family response regulator transcription factor has protein sequence MITAILIDDEPDALECLQWELENFKDEIRVAATFNNAHNAIEFLQKNETDAVFLDVEMPEMSGFEFLEKFAKRNFAVIITTAYQDYALPAIKKQCLDFLQKPTDSAAIKECINKIKNFKNEHLFINYFEEKLYRKAEKEGHKKNHHQYRRKTDVSAAR, from the coding sequence ATGATTACTGCAATTTTAATTGATGACGAACCCGACGCATTAGAATGCTTACAGTGGGAATTGGAAAATTTCAAGGACGAAATTCGAGTTGCTGCAACCTTTAACAATGCCCACAATGCCATTGAATTTCTACAAAAAAATGAAACAGACGCCGTTTTTCTTGACGTTGAAATGCCGGAAATGAGCGGTTTTGAATTCCTGGAAAAGTTTGCTAAAAGGAATTTTGCGGTGATCATTACAACCGCTTATCAGGATTATGCTTTGCCTGCAATCAAAAAACAATGTCTTGACTTCCTGCAAAAACCAACCGATTCTGCTGCAATAAAGGAGTGCATCAATAAAATTAAGAACTTTAAAAACGAGCACCTTTTCATCAATTATTTTGAAGAAAAACTCTACCGGAAAGCAGAGAAAGAAGGCCACAAAAAAAATCATCATCAATACCGACGGAAAACTGATGTTTCTGCAGCCCGATGA
- a CDS encoding LytR/AlgR family response regulator transcription factor: MFLQPDEIIYCESDGNYSTIYLENEKKILISTPLKQLEEKLTDDFFRIHHSYIINMNKVQEYLKNDSYVILSNNIKIPVSRQKKSSFLDRF; encoded by the coding sequence ATGTTTCTGCAGCCCGATGAAATCATCTACTGTGAAAGCGACGGGAACTACTCCACCATTTATCTTGAAAACGAAAAAAAAATTTTGATCTCAACTCCCCTAAAACAGCTTGAAGAAAAACTTACAGACGATTTTTTCAGGATTCACCATTCGTATATCATCAACATGAACAAAGTGCAGGAATATTTGAAAAACGACTCGTATGTGATTTTGAGCAACAATATTAAAATTCCGGTTTCAAGGCAGAAAAAATCGAGTTTCTTGGACCGTTTCTGA
- a CDS encoding tetratricopeptide repeat-containing sensor histidine kinase: protein MKPIVTFFISFFSLFFQSQETFKDITRNLKTDNALLDTTYRKISGDTVSLLKLLTLSEKNRNGTAQSFFLNKLGVFYRDKSKYSDAFNLHQKALKIAKSNDNLEQIIISENLLGVVFRRKDEIIPAIEHHQKALELAESIKNPNETILRNVAISCNSLGNVYLTMNHLDDALQYFQRSLKIEKIINNKLGLAINYQNIGGIFEKKNDLETALKNYQQSLLYNEKINSEIGRLICNNSIGSVYLKQNNLAKAEKYILPTIPKAEAIEDNFYISLSYINTGWLYLLQSNPKAKSTILKGLNIAEKNDFISSKIDAYELLSQLYQQEKNSDSALKYYKIYATEKEKFNNQSTLRSISELKNKYLLEKRKNEINELKTAKEEMMIKMNSNKVVFSILLLLFIIGGIFYYFISRQKQLRQERKMLLMEQDLIRLQMNPHFIFNALNSIKSFIVKNDTQNSVFYLNKFARIFRNILTGIQQKETTLKQELENIENYLSIENMRFGGSIFYKIEVDETVDSESVKVPAFLLQVFVENAIWHGLALKKGDKILMVKISKIQNNRLFIEIIDNGIGRKKSQEINSANSNRKESQGLIISERRLENFYAKEYSLKILDLTDEEKNATGTSVQLEIPQ from the coding sequence ATGAAACCCATCGTTACTTTTTTCATATCATTTTTTTCGTTGTTTTTCCAATCGCAGGAGACCTTCAAGGATATTACCCGAAATTTAAAAACCGACAACGCTCTTTTAGATACCACTTACAGAAAAATTTCCGGCGACACGGTTTCTTTGCTAAAACTCCTGACCTTAAGTGAAAAAAATAGAAATGGGACTGCCCAATCGTTTTTCTTGAATAAACTTGGGGTGTTTTACCGCGACAAATCTAAATATTCAGACGCTTTTAATCTTCATCAAAAAGCGCTAAAAATTGCGAAAAGCAATGACAATCTGGAGCAAATCATCATCAGCGAAAATTTATTGGGCGTTGTTTTTCGAAGAAAGGATGAAATTATTCCGGCCATTGAACATCATCAAAAAGCGCTGGAACTAGCAGAATCCATCAAAAATCCAAACGAAACCATTTTACGAAACGTGGCAATTTCGTGCAACAGCCTGGGAAATGTTTACCTCACCATGAACCATTTGGATGACGCCCTGCAATACTTTCAAAGGTCGCTAAAAATTGAAAAAATAATTAACAATAAATTAGGTTTAGCAATAAATTACCAAAACATCGGCGGAATTTTCGAAAAGAAAAATGACCTGGAAACCGCATTAAAAAATTACCAGCAATCACTTCTTTACAACGAAAAAATCAATTCCGAAATAGGCAGACTCATTTGTAACAACAGCATTGGGAGCGTGTATTTAAAACAAAACAATCTGGCAAAAGCCGAAAAGTACATTCTACCTACGATACCAAAAGCAGAGGCAATCGAAGATAATTTCTATATTTCGCTTTCTTACATCAACACAGGTTGGCTTTACTTGCTGCAAAGTAATCCCAAGGCAAAAAGTACCATTTTAAAAGGATTGAATATTGCCGAAAAAAATGATTTCATTTCTTCAAAAATTGATGCTTATGAACTGCTGTCCCAACTTTACCAACAGGAAAAGAATTCAGATTCGGCATTAAAATACTATAAAATTTATGCTACGGAAAAAGAAAAGTTCAACAACCAGAGCACTTTGCGAAGCATAAGCGAACTGAAAAACAAATATCTCCTGGAAAAACGAAAAAATGAAATCAACGAGCTGAAAACGGCGAAGGAAGAAATGATGATCAAAATGAACTCCAACAAAGTTGTCTTTTCGATCTTGCTGCTGTTGTTTATTATTGGTGGGATTTTTTATTATTTCATAAGCAGGCAAAAACAGTTGAGGCAAGAAAGGAAAATGCTATTGATGGAGCAAGATTTGATCCGCCTGCAAATGAATCCACATTTTATCTTTAATGCACTGAATTCAATAAAATCGTTCATCGTTAAGAATGACACCCAAAATTCTGTATTTTATCTCAACAAATTCGCAAGAATTTTCCGAAATATCCTCACTGGAATACAACAAAAAGAAACGACTTTAAAGCAAGAGCTGGAAAATATTGAAAATTATCTCTCTATTGAAAATATGAGATTTGGGGGTTCAATTTTTTATAAGATAGAAGTTGATGAAACCGTAGATTCCGAATCGGTAAAAGTTCCTGCATTTCTTCTGCAGGTCTTTGTGGAAAATGCAATTTGGCACGGTTTGGCATTAAAGAAGGGAGATAAAATACTGATGGTGAAAATTTCTAAAATCCAAAACAACCGACTATTCATCGAAATTATTGACAACGGAATCGGCAGAAAAAAATCACAGGAAATTAACTCCGCAAATTCAAACCGGAAAGAATCGCAAGGGTTAATTATTTCTGAACGAAGACTTGAAAATTTTTATGCTAAAGAATATTCTTTAAAAATTCTTGATTTGACCGACGAAGAAAAAAATGCGACAGGAACTTCTGTGCAATTGGAAATCCCACAATAA
- a CDS encoding hemolysin family protein, translating into MDSDVVKLLLALFLVLLNGFFVAAEFSIVKVRYSQIQLKAAEGNAMAKQAEHIIKHLDEYLSATQLGITLASLALGWVGESAMHHVIENIFHYFNFAIDQTTVTTVSLVLSFLLITVMHIVFGELIPKSIAIRKSEPTTMAIAMPLRIFYTIFKPFIWAMNQMSNAFLRLIKIHPASEQEIHSTEELQLLVKQSADSGEIEEENYEIIKNAFDFTDHSAKQIMVPRQNIASIDIEDSVEEIINKIMDGGYSRLPVYDGSIDNVIGIFYAKEIIREYIRRKGEISHEDLKSLMREAFFVVGSKKISDLLKVFQQKKQHLAVVIDEFGGTEGIITLEDILEELVGEIQDEEDDEDKIVDKVGENVFWVQATQPLDEINEHLPKKFPLSEDNEYNTLAGYILHELEDIPEENQEFEMNDYHVKILKMQNKSVDLVELVYEEPSIVDEISEEIGEI; encoded by the coding sequence ATGGACTCAGACGTCGTCAAGCTTTTGCTTGCATTATTTCTTGTATTACTCAATGGTTTTTTCGTAGCCGCAGAATTCTCAATCGTTAAAGTTCGTTACTCCCAAATTCAGCTCAAAGCCGCAGAAGGAAATGCTATGGCAAAACAAGCGGAACACATCATCAAACATCTTGATGAATACCTCTCTGCAACACAGCTCGGGATTACTTTAGCTTCCCTTGCTTTAGGTTGGGTCGGCGAAAGTGCGATGCATCACGTCATTGAAAATATATTCCACTACTTTAATTTTGCGATTGATCAAACTACGGTAACCACGGTTTCTTTGGTTCTTAGTTTCCTTTTAATTACGGTAATGCACATCGTTTTTGGGGAATTAATTCCGAAGTCGATTGCGATTAGAAAATCAGAACCTACAACAATGGCGATTGCAATGCCGCTGAGAATTTTCTACACGATTTTCAAACCTTTTATTTGGGCAATGAATCAAATGTCGAACGCATTTTTAAGGTTGATCAAAATTCATCCTGCTTCCGAACAGGAAATACATTCAACGGAAGAATTGCAACTGTTGGTAAAGCAATCTGCAGATTCGGGTGAGATTGAAGAGGAGAATTACGAAATCATTAAAAACGCATTTGATTTTACAGACCATTCCGCGAAACAAATTATGGTTCCAAGACAGAATATTGCTTCAATTGACATAGAGGATTCTGTAGAAGAAATCATCAATAAAATTATGGATGGAGGTTATTCCCGACTTCCTGTTTATGATGGTTCTATCGACAATGTTATCGGGATTTTTTATGCTAAAGAAATCATCCGTGAATATATTCGGAGAAAAGGTGAAATTTCTCACGAAGATTTGAAGAGTTTAATGCGTGAAGCATTCTTCGTGGTGGGAAGTAAAAAGATTTCCGATCTGCTGAAAGTCTTCCAGCAGAAAAAGCAACATTTGGCAGTCGTTATAGATGAATTTGGGGGAACGGAAGGAATTATCACTTTGGAAGATATTTTGGAAGAATTGGTGGGCGAAATTCAGGATGAAGAAGATGATGAAGACAAAATCGTGGACAAAGTAGGAGAGAACGTTTTTTGGGTACAGGCAACGCAACCTTTAGATGAAATTAATGAACATCTTCCCAAGAAATTTCCACTTTCGGAGGATAATGAATACAATACTTTAGCGGGATATATTTTACACGAGCTGGAAGATATTCCCGAAGAAAATCAGGAGTTTGAAATGAACGATTACCACGTGAAAATTCTGAAGATGCAGAATAAAAGTGTGGATTTGGTGGAATTGGTTTACGAAGAACCAAGTATTGTTGATGAAATTTCAGAAGAAATCGGTGAAATTTAA